The Hevea brasiliensis isolate MT/VB/25A 57/8 chromosome 1, ASM3005281v1, whole genome shotgun sequence genome has a window encoding:
- the LOC110644897 gene encoding probable serine/threonine-protein kinase PIX13, whose product MGICWSSPATTSPTPATTDHLRSAGISQTTTNTTSSRSTNTASSQGSNVSGNSKFSGRSSDVAFPNGQILPTPNLRIFSFAELRAATKNFRPDTVLGEGGFGKVFKGWLDEKATGKSGSGNIIAVKKLNSESLQGLEEWQSEVQFLGRLYHPNLVRLIGYCWEDKELLLVYEFMQKGSLENHLFGRGSTVQPLPWDIRLKIAIGAARGLAFLHTSEKQVIYRDFKASNILLDGSYTAKISDFGLAKLGPSASQSHVTTRVMGTYGYAAPEYVATGHLYVKSDVYGFGVVLVEILTALRALDTNRPSGRHNLVDWIKPYLYDKRKLKSIMDSRLEGKYPSKAAFRIAQLAVNCIESEPKHRPSMKEVVETLERIEASNERPREPKVRSNHQNSHQPLQYRSPLHPRQDGSRACQQPPRVR is encoded by the exons ATGGGGATTTGCTGGAGTTCTCCAGCTACTACTAGTCCTACACCTGCCACCACTGATCATCTCCGCTCAG CGGGGATATCTCAGACAACTACCAATACAACTTCCTCTCGAAGTACCAATACAGCGTCTTCTCAGGGTAGCAACGTCTCCGGGAATAGCAAATTTTCTGGGAGAAGCAGTGATGTCGCTTTTCCAAATGGGCAGATCTTGCCCACCCCCAACTTGAGGATATTCTCTTTTGCAGAATTGAGGGCTGCCACCAAGAATTTTAGACCTGACACAGTTCTTGGAGAGGGAGGATTTGGTAAAGTCTTCAAAGGCTGGCTTGATGAGAAGGCAACAGGGAAAAGTGGAAGCGGAAATATAATTGCAGTAAAAAAGTTGAATTCTGAGAGCTTGCAAGGACTTGAAGAATGGCAG TCAGAGGTACAATTCTTGGGAAGGCTTTATCATCCTAACCTTGTAAGGCTGATAGGATACTGTTGGGAAGATAAGGAGCTTCTCCTAGTTTATGAATTCATGCAAAAGGGAAGCCTGGAAAACCATTTATTTGGAA GGGGTTCAACTGTTCAGCCACTTCCATGGGACATAAGACTCAAAATTGCTATAGGAGCAGCCCGGGGCCTTGCTTTCTTGCATACATCAGAGAAGCAAGTGATTTATAGAGATTTTAAGGCCTCAAACATATTGCTTGATGGG TCTTACACAGCCAAGATTTCAGATTTTGGTTTGGCGAAATTGGGGCCTTCTGCTAGTCAATCTCATGTGACAACAAGGGTGATGGGCACCTATGGTTATGCAGCTCCAGAGTATGTTGCGACAG GGCATTTATATGTGAAAAGTGATGTGTACGGTTTTGGGGTTGTCCTAGTCGAGATTTTGACTGCCTTGCGGGCACTTGATACAAACCGTCCAAGTGGGAGACATAATCTGGTTGACTGGATCAAACCATATTTATATGATAAAAGAAAGCTGAAGAGCATTATGGACTCTCGGTTAGAGGGGAAATATCCTTCAAAAGCAGCATTCCGAATTGCTCAGCTTGCTGTAAATTGTATTGAATCTGAACCCAAGCATCGACCATCTATGAAAGAAGTTGTAGAGACATTGGAAAGGATTGAAGCAAGTAATGAGAGGCCAAGAGAACCTAAAGTTCGTTCTAACCACCAAAACAGCCACCAACCTTTGCAGTATCGTTCTCCGCTTCATCCAAGGCAGGATGGAAGTAGAGCATGTCAACAACCTCCACGAGTGAGGTAA